From the Cohaesibacter sp. ES.047 genome, the window CGCTTCCAGCCGATATATACAATTGGCTGGACAGGCACCAATATCCCTTATCCCCTTACCCATGGAACATAGTCCATTCTCATTGAGAGCTGTGGTGCAGTAGGTGTTTTCTTTGATTTTGATGATAGTTGGCAAAATAACTTTGAGGATTTCAGGATCATCAGGGGAGATGCAATGCTTGTTGGCAATTTCGGTCACATTCTTTTTGGTGGTCCGAATGGTATTGGCTGCAAGGCCTCCACAATCATCAATCTCACCAATTAACTTTTTGCGCCGGACATGTTGCACTTCGCGGCGAACAATATCAGCATCAGACGCAAATTCAGGTGACGAGAGCATATAGCCCATCGTGACTTCGATATCATTATGGCCAAGGACCGTATAGAGCACCTCACTGGCACCTTCAAGGCAAAGCCCAACAAGACGTGCCATGGTTTTGCGGAACCGATGTGAAGTGATGTTGTTATCTATCTCTCCCAATGGCTCACCATCCAGAGTTTTTACAGATCGCCCAAATTTTGGCAAAATAGCTTCAAGAGTTGCAATGCCTGTTGTACTGCTCACACCAGGCACCCAAAGCTTATCCCCCTGATATCCAAATGTTTTATGGAGACTTTGTTGCTTTCTGACCGCCTCCACAGCCAGTTCAGGCAATGGCCAATGTCGTTCTGATCCATTCACATTTGCAGATTCCTTGAATGTATAGCCAGTCAGATATTCTTCCCCATTCAATGCAACCAATGGATCTCTGTCCAAAGTTTTCATTTCTGAGATCCGCCCACCAGTGGCTGTGTTCAGAATGATTGCATTGGCAATTTGGCATAGCAAAAGCAGTGATTTCACACCATCTAAAGTATCAACCGGCCAGCTTGTAAATTCCTTCTTTGCCCTTTTCTCACCAGTGACCTCAAATATATACGGAAAGGCAAAACCAGGATGAAGGACATTACCTTGCCATAAGGCAATCTGTTGCTTTCTATAAGGAGTTACATACTTGCTAACATACTTTCTGCCCTGTGCATCACAATCAATTGCAGCAATCTCTGTATAACAGGCCTCCAGATCTGTCTGGATTTTTGCCAAAAAATGAGCCGCTTGGAGAATTTCTGTGAATGCGCCATCTGAGAATGGCTGGATGGGTTTTCTTGTGCCCGGTTGGACAGTCTCTATGTCTCCGGCAGGCCAATCGTCAAATAGACCAGCATTGTAAAGGCCATTCAGCCGTGGACCACACTGTGTGATAAATGTTGGATACTCAGTACGAAGCCGATCAAAGGCCGCAGGTGACAGGTTACCAAATATTATCCCTGAATCTGGGCAGGTCATCTGATTGGATGGCAATCGATCGGACAGGGTCATTGCAAATCGGGCAGCATTAATCAAATTTTTTGTATATTGTACCCAGGTGCGAGGTTTTGTTGGGGTGGATTTTTTTCTATTAAAAACAATTGTTTGAGTAAAA encodes:
- a CDS encoding site-specific integrase, producing MKPSYDVLFEKHRDALVYGSAPFNLDEAWTLPWDKIADYQIFKGVAIQDDEWVVPKDFVNENYYQDGERTIDFVKALPDGWSRDDPKAEFLIRRLKRFAFLNFTQTIVFNRKKSTPTKPRTWVQYTKNLINAARFAMTLSDRLPSNQMTCPDSGIIFGNLSPAAFDRLRTEYPTFITQCGPRLNGLYNAGLFDDWPAGDIETVQPGTRKPIQPFSDGAFTEILQAAHFLAKIQTDLEACYTEIAAIDCDAQGRKYVSKYVTPYRKQQIALWQGNVLHPGFAFPYIFEVTGEKRAKKEFTSWPVDTLDGVKSLLLLCQIANAIILNTATGGRISEMKTLDRDPLVALNGEEYLTGYTFKESANVNGSERHWPLPELAVEAVRKQQSLHKTFGYQGDKLWVPGVSSTTGIATLEAILPKFGRSVKTLDGEPLGEIDNNITSHRFRKTMARLVGLCLEGASEVLYTVLGHNDIEVTMGYMLSSPEFASDADIVRREVQHVRRKKLIGEIDDCGGLAANTIRTTKKNVTEIANKHCISPDDPEILKVILPTIIKIKENTYCTTALNENGLCSMGKGIRDIGACPANCIYRLEAAAEAQNKERLVESAMQMMRGNRVSDGRKAMFQTQIIAGLATFEKTLDVFTSDERLRGALRDCDHRHFNGLPQQTKDKLIDYLESK